In the Candidatus Electrothrix sp. GW3-4 genome, one interval contains:
- a CDS encoding RHS repeat-associated core domain-containing protein — protein METAYSYDPVGNRLSWETNDDLQTNTPFDAFYRTYEYNQANQMLAMENVAEKKNDDYAYEYSFDQNGNRINRQLIDRNGPQYGVDYSYDPENRLVLAQDYQIVGGGKKKEEPHRIDRAFTTLEYDGGGRRLVQHYDPKQGGNGVDKRDEYVFDGLDPVAEYNMLNGQRTDYYRGAGGHLALMHQFKGGTQGQMYWYHYNNKGDVAGLTKHNGNSHHNYRYDPYGAVLPENGNFTDPHNHYTLTGKEFDENTGLVWFGSRHYEPETGVWMGQDVYRGGLNSPMSLHRYGYVVNNPLTYYDYYGYYWGESVVNGVVDGTKSVAGAVGSGIASGYNSTKKGVIATAKAVDKYVVDPTADFIGNYVIEPTVEYLDRATSEENLVEMPGVQQGVATLFYVNALYSNVKETPTDLIFDANDNMSVNIESSSQYKKMIAAEVSIAEQKGKKCIDKTYYEEESINLRGANFLNQYAIGGTNRTTIKGEKMDSGEWSIETTIIDKYDFQKKSREKEGLAKTFINNFFGYYPQEFGILETYTNEFNIKSTVSAEN, from the coding sequence ATGGAAACCGCCTACAGTTATGATCCTGTGGGCAATCGTTTGAGCTGGGAAACTAACGACGACCTGCAAACAAACACCCCCTTTGATGCATTTTACCGAACCTATGAGTACAACCAAGCCAACCAAATGTTGGCTATGGAAAATGTCGCTGAAAAGAAGAATGACGACTATGCATACGAGTACAGCTTTGACCAGAACGGCAATAGGATAAACAGGCAGTTAATAGACCGAAACGGTCCCCAGTACGGAGTTGATTACAGCTATGACCCGGAAAACCGCCTTGTCCTGGCTCAGGATTACCAGATAGTAGGAGGGGGCAAGAAGAAAGAAGAACCCCACAGGATTGACCGAGCTTTCACCACTCTGGAGTATGACGGCGGCGGTCGGCGACTGGTGCAGCATTACGACCCCAAGCAGGGAGGCAATGGGGTTGATAAGCGGGATGAGTATGTGTTTGACGGGCTTGATCCGGTGGCTGAATACAATATGCTCAATGGTCAGAGAACCGATTATTACCGTGGAGCTGGTGGACACCTTGCCCTGATGCACCAGTTCAAGGGCGGTACTCAAGGGCAGATGTACTGGTACCATTACAACAACAAGGGCGATGTTGCGGGGCTGACCAAGCATAACGGGAATTCACACCATAATTATAGATATGATCCATACGGGGCGGTTTTGCCTGAGAACGGTAATTTCACTGATCCGCATAACCATTATACCCTTACCGGTAAGGAGTTTGATGAGAATACCGGGCTGGTTTGGTTTGGGTCTCGGCATTATGAGCCTGAGACTGGGGTTTGGATGGGGCAGGATGTGTATCGTGGTGGGCTGAATAGTCCTATGAGTTTGCATAGGTATGGGTATGTGGTTAATAATCCTTTAACCTACTATGATTATTATGGGTATTATTGGGGGGAGAGCGTAGTTAATGGGGTTGTGGATGGTACAAAATCTGTAGCTGGAGCTGTAGGAAGTGGTATTGCATCTGGATATAATTCTACTAAAAAAGGTGTAATCGCTACTGCAAAAGCTGTAGATAAGTATGTAGTAGACCCTACGGCTGATTTTATAGGTAACTATGTGATAGAACCGACTGTAGAATATTTAGATAGAGCAACATCTGAAGAAAATTTAGTAGAAATGCCTGGGGTTCAACAGGGAGTAGCCACTCTTTTTTATGTAAATGCCTTATATTCTAACGTAAAAGAAACTCCTACCGATTTGATATTTGATGCAAATGACAATATGTCGGTCAATATTGAATCAAGTAGTCAGTACAAAAAAATGATAGCCGCTGAGGTTTCTATTGCAGAGCAAAAAGGAAAAAAATGTATTGATAAAACGTATTATGAGGAAGAATCTATAAATCTTAGAGGAGCAAATTTTTTAAACCAATACGCTATAGGAGGAACGAATCGCACTACTATTAAAGGTGAAAAAATGGATAGTGGAGAATGGTCTATTGAGACAACAATAATTGATAAATATGATTTTCAAAAGAAAAGTCGAGAAAAGGAAGGCCTTGCTAAGACATTCATTAATAATTTTTTTGGATATTATCCTCAAGAATTTGGAATACTTGAAACGTATACAAATGAGTTTAATATAAAAAGTACAGTTTCGGCAGAAAATTAG
- a CDS encoding IS110 family transposase, which produces MHHEYILGIDVAKAKLDIALRRPDGKFRSKVVPNTPDGFKTLSEWLRKQGADSVHACMEATGIYHESVAEFLADTGHTVSVVNPARIKAFGAASMSRTKTDKKDARLIAQFCAEKRPSVWEPPSETLRELRALVARRDALEAMKTQENNRKHVARPAVLEGIEKHLEYLANEIEHIDSEIKRKIDDDPDLKKQRKLLDGIPGLGTKTIPVLLSFFGGVLRFDNARQAAAYAGLDPKQHQSGTSVRLKPRLSKMGHVLLRKSLYMPAMVAVTRTDWGRAFKARLSANGKAPKVIICAMMRKLVHVAFGVLRSGEPFNAALHNAA; this is translated from the coding sequence ATGCATCATGAATACATACTCGGTATTGATGTCGCGAAAGCGAAACTGGATATCGCCCTCCGTCGTCCAGACGGAAAATTCAGAAGTAAAGTTGTACCCAACACGCCGGACGGTTTTAAAACCCTGTCCGAATGGTTACGAAAACAAGGCGCGGATAGTGTCCATGCCTGCATGGAAGCTACCGGAATTTACCACGAATCCGTTGCGGAATTCCTCGCAGATACCGGTCACACTGTGAGCGTTGTTAATCCGGCGCGGATTAAAGCCTTCGGCGCCGCGTCCATGAGCCGGACGAAAACCGATAAAAAAGATGCCCGGTTGATCGCACAGTTCTGCGCGGAAAAACGTCCGTCCGTATGGGAGCCTCCCTCTGAGACGCTCCGGGAACTCCGTGCTCTCGTCGCCCGCCGCGACGCTCTTGAAGCCATGAAAACACAGGAGAACAACCGAAAGCATGTCGCCCGCCCGGCGGTTCTCGAAGGCATCGAAAAGCACCTCGAATATCTCGCGAATGAAATCGAGCATATCGATTCGGAAATAAAACGAAAAATCGACGATGATCCCGATCTGAAAAAGCAACGGAAGCTCCTCGACGGTATTCCCGGCCTCGGTACAAAAACAATACCGGTCCTGCTTTCATTTTTCGGCGGCGTACTCCGTTTCGACAATGCCCGACAGGCGGCAGCCTACGCCGGACTTGACCCGAAACAGCATCAGTCCGGCACAAGTGTCCGCCTGAAACCACGACTTTCAAAGATGGGCCATGTCCTGCTGCGTAAGTCTCTTTATATGCCCGCAATGGTCGCCGTCACCAGAACCGATTGGGGACGTGCGTTCAAAGCCAGGCTCTCCGCAAACGGAAAGGCGCCGAAAGTCATTATCTGCGCCATGATGCGTAAGCTCGTGCATGTCGCCTTCGGCGTTCTGCGGTCGGGCGAACCGTTTAATGCCGCGTTGCATAACGCAGCCTGA
- a CDS encoding transposase produces the protein MPCPYNAPTYPTPFMLSTMKYNPDIQHRRSIRLRGYDYSQAGAYFVTICVHHRECLFGEITNRIMRLNDAGKIAAQCWQDIPVHFSHAALDEWTVMPNHVHGIIVMADTAGRHTACRGTACRAPTHRAPTKEQFGKPVSGSFPTVARSFKSAVTKYINILRNTPGNKLWQPNYWEHIIRNETELHRIREYIHNNPARWREDALHPDQPPFPGETREPSPPYGHEAWML, from the coding sequence ATGCCGTGCCCTTACAACGCCCCTACCTATCCAACCCCGTTCATGCTATCAACCATGAAATACAACCCGGATATCCAGCACCGTCGTTCCATCCGCCTGCGCGGTTACGATTATTCACAGGCCGGGGCCTATTTCGTCACGATCTGCGTGCATCATCGGGAATGTCTGTTCGGGGAAATCACCAACCGGATCATGCGATTGAATGATGCGGGAAAAATCGCGGCACAATGCTGGCAGGATATCCCGGTGCATTTTTCCCATGCCGCCTTGGATGAATGGACGGTTATGCCCAATCATGTCCATGGAATTATCGTGATGGCCGATACCGCCGGTCGGCACACGGCATGTAGGGGCACGGCATGCCGTGCCCCTACACATCGTGCCCCGACGAAAGAACAATTCGGCAAACCGGTTTCCGGTTCCTTTCCCACCGTTGCCCGATCATTCAAATCTGCCGTCACCAAATACATCAACATTCTGCGCAACACGCCCGGTAACAAATTATGGCAACCCAATTACTGGGAACACATCATCCGCAACGAAACCGAATTGCACCGCATCCGCGAATACATCCATAATAACCCGGCCCGTTGGCGGGAAGACGCCCTGCATCCCGATCAGCCGCCGTTCCCCGGTGAAACCCGTGAACCCTCCCCGCCCTACGGCCATGAGGCGTGGATGTTGTAG
- a CDS encoding CopG family ribbon-helix-helix protein gives MLTEILKSIQYIRRILFNFMELTTMATVPFSLRIDPSTKALLEQEAKRGDRTPSYLANKAIKNFLQARTAKRKAINEAIKKADKGAFVSEEAVDAWVDSWGTENELPVPEPDIFPDT, from the coding sequence ATGTTGACAGAAATTTTAAAAAGTATACAATATATACGACGTATACTTTTTAATTTTATGGAGCTAACTACTATGGCTACTGTTCCGTTTTCTCTAAGGATTGATCCAAGCACCAAGGCACTGCTTGAACAGGAAGCGAAAAGAGGTGACCGAACACCTTCCTACCTTGCCAACAAAGCAATCAAGAATTTCCTGCAGGCTAGAACAGCGAAAAGAAAGGCTATTAACGAGGCAATCAAGAAGGCTGATAAGGGAGCATTCGTTTCTGAAGAGGCGGTCGATGCTTGGGTTGATTCATGGGGAACTGAAAATGAACTTCCTGTACCTGAACCGGATATATTCCCTGATACCTAA
- a CDS encoding type II toxin-antitoxin system RelE/ParE family toxin: MQVKFLASSLNDLKWFRYYYESVFPQGLEKAQKQFHSTKGLIKESPYIGHVIQDNNILEFSIPNIPFSFIYRIKGEVIEILRVWDERQDRARLS; the protein is encoded by the coding sequence ATGCAGGTAAAATTTTTAGCAAGCTCGTTAAATGATTTAAAATGGTTCAGGTATTACTATGAGAGTGTTTTTCCTCAAGGACTGGAAAAAGCGCAAAAACAATTTCATAGCACAAAAGGTTTAATAAAAGAGAGTCCATACATCGGGCACGTTATCCAAGATAATAATATCTTGGAGTTTTCTATACCAAACATACCGTTTTCTTTTATCTACCGAATTAAAGGCGAAGTAATTGAAATTTTAAGGGTGTGGGACGAAAGGCAGGATAGAGCAAGGTTGAGTTGA
- a CDS encoding HigA family addiction module antitoxin has protein sequence MDKVKRKPTHPGTILKEDYLVPLKISVTEMAEKLGVSRKTLSRILNEKSSITPDMALRLAWAFDTTPKLWLNLQQNIDLWNAEHASTGWKRVRQLPFQVLHPAL, from the coding sequence ATGGATAAAGTAAAAAGAAAACCAACCCATCCGGGTACTATTTTAAAGGAAGATTATCTTGTTCCTTTAAAGATCAGTGTTACGGAAATGGCCGAGAAATTGGGAGTTTCCCGTAAGACACTTTCCAGGATATTAAATGAAAAGAGTTCAATCACCCCTGATATGGCCCTGCGATTGGCATGGGCATTTGATACCACACCGAAGTTATGGCTCAATCTTCAGCAAAATATTGACCTGTGGAATGCGGAACATGCATCGACAGGTTGGAAACGCGTCAGGCAGCTTCCTTTTCAAGTTCTTCATCCTGCCTTATGA
- a CDS encoding type II toxin-antitoxin system RelB/DinJ family antitoxin, whose product MCLRNDDNAQAGVIIRHSAFGRGRIPVSALFIRHPGMFQQGRHRGLPLRIHGVSNNSPCHTTRTSNTAVPSACDVTICTGSLICSLASVLHMCYAKATMKTATIHARIEPDTKEKAEKVLRKLGLTPTEAIRIFYRQICLGNGLPFPVEIPNRRTAETLEKSQRGEEVEEFDSLDDMFDTWPL is encoded by the coding sequence ATGTGTCTGCGCAATGACGATAATGCACAGGCCGGGGTGATTATTCGGCATTCGGCATTCGGCAGGGGGCGGATCCCCGTGTCCGCCCTGTTCATCCGCCATCCCGGTATGTTCCAACAGGGCAGGCACAGGGGCCTGCCCCTACGAATCCACGGTGTATCCAATAATTCGCCATGTCATACAACCCGGACATCCAACACCGCCGTTCCATCCGCCTGCGACGTTACGATTTGCACAGGATCATTGATATGCAGCCTTGCCAGCGTGTTGCACATGTGCTACGCTAAAGCTACTATGAAAACTGCAACCATACATGCTCGCATTGAGCCGGACACCAAAGAGAAAGCCGAAAAGGTTCTCCGAAAACTCGGACTTACTCCCACCGAGGCAATACGCATATTCTACCGCCAAATTTGCCTCGGTAACGGACTGCCTTTCCCTGTCGAAATCCCGAACAGGCGTACTGCCGAAACTCTGGAAAAGAGCCAACGAGGCGAGGAAGTGGAGGAGTTTGACAGCCTTGACGATATGTTTGACACTTGGCCCTTATGA
- a CDS encoding type II toxin-antitoxin system YafQ family toxin, with protein MRKVSQTRQFSRDLKRVAKRGKNLDKLKRVVTLLAKDQPLEPRHRDHALTGNWKHSRDCHIEPDWLLIYTLGDESLRLERTGTHSDLFKK; from the coding sequence ATGAGAAAAGTTTCTCAGACGCGCCAGTTTTCAAGGGATTTGAAACGAGTCGCCAAGCGGGGAAAGAATCTGGATAAGCTCAAACGGGTTGTGACTCTCCTTGCAAAGGACCAACCGCTTGAACCGAGGCACAGAGATCACGCCCTGACTGGAAACTGGAAGCATTCTCGTGACTGCCATATCGAACCGGATTGGCTTCTGATTTACACTTTGGGTGACGAGTCGTTGCGCTTGGAGAGAACAGGCACACATAGCGATCTGTTTAAGAAATAG
- a CDS encoding Txe/YoeB family addiction module toxin: protein MVKWKVILSTQAVKDAKKLRRAGLRSKAERLLQLLQEDPFIRYPAYKKLVGNLNGFYSRRINIQHRLVYSVDPDQHVVHILRMWSHYE, encoded by the coding sequence GTGGTGAAATGGAAGGTTATTTTATCGACCCAGGCCGTCAAGGATGCAAAAAAGCTACGCCGTGCTGGGCTGCGTTCAAAAGCGGAACGCCTCTTACAGCTTCTGCAGGAGGATCCTTTTATCCGCTATCCGGCATACAAAAAATTGGTGGGTAATCTCAACGGGTTTTATTCACGCCGGATAAACATTCAGCATCGACTGGTGTATTCCGTTGATCCAGATCAACATGTCGTGCATATTCTCAGGATGTGGTCACATTATGAATAA
- a CDS encoding type II toxin-antitoxin system Phd/YefM family antitoxin, with protein MRETTANRFRQHLKPEVDRCIENHEVLRVTRRNGENFIVLGEEDWHAMAETVYLNQIPGMAESIQEAAREPLEDGTSLEDLEW; from the coding sequence ATGAGAGAAACAACAGCGAACCGTTTTCGGCAGCATTTAAAGCCGGAAGTTGACCGGTGCATTGAAAATCATGAGGTATTACGGGTTACCCGACGCAACGGAGAAAATTTCATCGTGCTTGGTGAAGAAGACTGGCATGCAATGGCGGAAACAGTGTACCTCAACCAAATTCCCGGCATGGCGGAGAGTATTCAGGAAGCGGCCCGCGAACCGCTTGAGGACGGAACATCGCTTGAGGATCTTGAGTGGTGA